A region from the Lolium perenne isolate Kyuss_39 chromosome 4, Kyuss_2.0, whole genome shotgun sequence genome encodes:
- the LOC127295915 gene encoding receptor-like protein kinase HERK 1: protein MLLPPVLDMLLWLLLASALLGAASSAFVPADNYLVLCGTSASVTVAGRTFAGDGQLPARSLTAPQSVEANYTSPTTVAGADDPALYRSARIFTAPASYTFALKQPGRHFVRLHFFPFRYQSYDVATDAAFRVTVQGVVLLDGYTPKNGTAVVREFSLNVTGGTLVIAFTPTGKLAFVNAIEVVSLPDDLIVDTAKIVGRAVQYAGLSTQALETVHRINMGVPKITPASDTLWRTWLPDQSFQLDSTLTEHRNATPSKVQYKPALATKDTAPPEVYATATELSTSGEPSTINAQFNMTWRFNAPTGSDYLLRLHFCDIVSKTGTGVAFNVFVGTWQVLENYEISVDTINTLAVPVYKDFVLGAKDATGLITVSIGPSTLGNAFPDGFLNGLEIMRMVGSTGAVAGAADASTRSSKVKIGIIAASAVGGVTLAMALGFIALRMLRRRKQGKKKPSDTWSPFSASALGSHSRSRSFSSKSNGGNMVILGQNGASAAYRIPFAVLQEATGGFDEGMVIGEGGFGKVYKGNMPDNTMVAIKRGNRRNQQGIHEFHTEIEMLSRLRHRHLVSLIGYCDDRGEMILVYEYMAMGTLRSHLYGADQHDLPPLSWKQRLEACIGAARGLHYLHTGSAKAIIHRDVKSANILLDDTLMAKVADFGLSKNGPELDKTHVSTKVKGSFGYLDPEYFRRQMLTDKSDVYSFGVVLLEVLCARTVIDPTLPREMVSLAEWATQQLKNGNLDQIVDPRIAAMVRPESLKKFADTAEKCLAEYGVERPAMGDVLWSLEFALQLQVGSSPDGSDTETPLVPRSTTPQVQRSQSIASVATDDAMTTNLGDLEGMSFSGVFSKMIKSDEVR, encoded by the coding sequence ATGCTTCTGCCGCCAGTTCTTGACATGCTCCTGTGGCTCCTCCTCGCATCCGCGCTACTCGGCGCGGCCAGCAGCGCGTTCGTCCCGGCGGACAACTACCTCGTACTCTGCGGCACGTCGGCGAGCGTGACCGTCGCCGGACGGACGTTCGCCGGGGACGGCCAGCTGCCCGCCAGGTCGCTGACCGCGCCGCAGAGCGTCGAGGCCAACTACACGTCGCCGACCACGGTCGCCGGGGCCGATGACCCGGCGCTGTACCGCTCCGCGCGCATCTTCACGGCGCCGGCTTCCTACACGTTCGCACTCAAACAGCCTGGCCGGCACTTTGTGCGCCTCCACTTCTTCCCCTTCAGATACCAGTCCTACGACGTGGCCACGGACGCCGCGTTCAGGGTGACCGTGCAGGGCGTGGTCCTGCTGGACGGGTACACACCCAAGAACGGCACGGCCGTGGTCAGGGAGTTCTCGCTGAACGTCACCGGCGGCACCCTGGTGATCGCGTTCACGCCGACAGGCAAGCTCGCCTTCGTGAACGCCATCGAGGTTGTGTCGCTCCCGGACGACCTCATCGTCGACACAGCGAAGATCGTGGGCAGGGCTGTCCAGTACGCCGGGCTGTCGACGCAGGCGCTGGAGACGGTCCACAGGATCAACATGGGCGTTCCCAAGATCACGCCTGCCAGCGACACCCTCTGGAGGACGTGGCTGCCGGACCAGAGCTTCCAGCTCGACTCCACCTTGACCGAGCATAGAAACGCGACGCCCTCCAAGGTCCAGTACAAGCCAGCGCTCGCCACCAAGGACACGGCACCACCGGAGGTCTACGCCACGGCGACGGAGTTGAGCACGTCGGGGGAACCCAGCACCATCAACGCGCAGTTCAACATGACCTGGAGGTTCAACGCCCCGACCGGATCGGACTACCTGCTCCGCCTCCACTTCTGCGACATCGTCAGCAAGACGGGCACCGGGGTGGCCTTCAACGTCTTCGTCGGCACGTGGCAGGTGCTCGAGAACTACGAGATTTCGGTGGACACGATCAACACGCTCGCCGTTCCGGTGTACAAGGATTTCGTCCTGGGCGCCAAGGACGCGACGGGATTGATCACCGTCAGCATCGGCCCGTCCACCCTAGGCAATGCCTTCCCTGATGGCTTCCTCAACGGCCTCGAGATCATGAGAATGGTCGGGAGCACTGGCGCCGTCGCGGGCGCTGCCGATGCGTCCACGCGCAGTTCAAAGGTGAAAATTGGGATCATAGCCGCCTCGGCCGTCGGCGGGGTCACGTTGGCAATGGCACTCGGGTTCATCGCCCTCAGGATGCTGCGTAGGAGGAAGCAGGGGAAGAAGAAGCCGTCGGACACCTGGTCGCCGTTCTCGGCGAGCGCGCTGGGCTCCCACTCGCGCTCTCGCAGCTTCTCCTCCAAGAGCAACGGCGGCAACATGGTCATCCTCGGGCAGAACGGCGCCAGCGCCGCGTACAGGATCCCCTTCGCGGTGCTCCAGGAGGCAACAGGCGGGTTCGACGAGGGGATGGTCATTGGCGAGGGCGGGTTCGGCAAGGTGTACAAGGGCAACATGCCAGACAACACCATGGTGGCCATCAAGAGGGGCAACCGGCGGAATCAGCAGGGGATACACGAGTTCCACACGGAGATCGAGATGCTCTCCCGGCTGCGCCACCGGCACCTCGTCTCGCTCATCGGCTACTGCGACGACCGCGGCGAGATGATCCTCGTGTACGAGTACATGGCCATGGGCACGCTCCGGAGCCATCTCTACGGCGCCGACCAGCACGACCTCCCTCCCCTGTCCTGGAAACAGAGGCTGGAGGCCTGCATCGGCGCCGCCCGGGGGCTGCACTACCTCCACACCGGCTCCGCCAAGGCCATCATCCACCGGGACGTCAAGTCCGCCAACATCCTCCTCGATGACACTCTCATGGCCAAGGTCGCCGACTTCGGGCTGTCCAAGAACGGGCCAGAGCTGGACAAGACGCATGTCAGCACCAAGGTCAAGGGCAGCTTCGGCTACCTCGACCCGGAGTACTTCCGCCGCCAGATGCTCACGGACAAGTCCGACGTCTACTCCTTCGGCGTCGTCCTGCTCGAGGTGCTCTGCGCCCGCACCGTCATTGACCCCACGCTACCGCGCGAGATGGTGTCTCTCGCGGAGTGGGCGACACAGCAGCTCAAGAACGGGAACCTCGACCAGATCGTCGACCCAAGGATCGCCGCGATGGTACGGCCGGAGTCGCTCAAGAAGTTCGCCGACACGGCCGAGAAGTGCCTCGCCGAGTACGGCGTCGAGCGGCCCGCCATGGGGGACGTGCTATGGAGCCTCGAGTTCGCGCTGCAGCTCCAAGTAGGGTCATCGCCGGACGGATCGGACACGGAAACGCCCCTAGTGCCCCGGAGTACAACACCCCAGGTCCAGCGTAGCCAGTCCATCGCTAGCGTCGCCACTGACGATGCCATGACCACTAACCTGGGTGATCTCGAAGGAATGTCCTTCAGCGGAGTATTCTCCAAGATGATCAAGAGCGATGAGGTCAGGTGA